In Bradysia coprophila strain Holo2 unplaced genomic scaffold, BU_Bcop_v1 contig_339, whole genome shotgun sequence, a genomic segment contains:
- the LOC119079804 gene encoding putative serine protease K12H4.7 isoform X2, with protein sequence MMKIVIIAAIVATALAAPLQKQRVSIYDLLGRRDPFPEPKYPSPIPQNVTLLTIEQRVDNFNPASQDTWLQRYLINDEFYTPGSPIFLFLGGEWTITPYRMTFSLMHDMADDLNASILYLEHRYYGESRPTPNVTDENLRFLTPQQALADTAHFVSHIQATIPGASRSPFILVGGHYSASLAVWFRQAYPHLALGVWASSAPLPSVVDFDQFKVATGAAFRNVGGDSCYDAMDLGFDRVQEMVDADQWDELTEAFYLCDPLEPEDLPHLFSIVAEIYAIQPQFSDEYTMEQTCATIEEAGSTVESIAHVILAFIDPAAGQCFNIDYDDIIENERRTEWDAPAVLSGYRQWTYQLCSQIGWFHTSTSPDQPFGDNFGVDLYHAGCQAVFGERFTEERLENNSDRFNTLFGGLNPDVTNAVFVYGQHDPWSVIGRRTDLNGDAVAIVIEGATMGKDLGPATYVDSDAVAEAKEQIEEIIRGWLSEAANV encoded by the exons atgatgaaaattgtgaTAATTGCTGCGATAGTAGCCACAGCTTTGGCTGCACCATTACAGAAACAACGGGTGTCGATTTACGATCTGTTAGGAAGACGCGATCCATTCCCTGAGCCGAAATATCCATCACCGATACCACAAAATGTTACCCTTTTAACGATTGAGCAACGTGTGGACAATTTTAATCCTGCCAGCCAGGACACATGGTTGCAACGATACTTGATCAACGATGAATTCTACACACCTGGATCGCCAATCTTTTTGTTCTTGGGAGGTGAATGGACCATCACTCCGTACCGCATGACTTTCAGTCTTATGCATGACATGGCTGACGATTTAAATGCCAGCATTTTGTACTTGGAACATCGTTACTACGGAGAGAGTCGACCGACGCC TAATGTTACGGATGAAAATCTTCGGTTTTTGACTCCTCAACAAGCCCTTGCCGATACTGCTCACTTTGTTAGTCATATTCAAGCAACCATACCAGGTGCATCAAGGTCTCCGTTCATTCTTGTTGGTGGACATTACTCTGCATCTTTAGCCGTTTGGTTCCGACAAGCCTATCCACATCTAGCCTTAG GTGTTTGGGCATCAAGTGCTCCGCTACCATCAGTCGTCGACTTTGATCAATTTAAAGTAGCAACTGGAGCAGCCTTCCGAAATGTTGGTGGAGATTCATGTTACGATGCTATGGATCTGGGTTTCGATAGAGTGCAAGAAATGGTGGACGCCGATCAATGGGATGAACTGACCGAAGCCTTTTACTTGTGTGACCCACTTGAGCCGGAGGATCTTCCTCACCTCTTCAGCATTGTCGCTGAGATTTATGCCATTCAACCACAATTTTCTGA CGAATATACCATGGAACAGACCTGTGCTACCATTGAAGAAGCAGGAAGCACGGTTGAAAGCATTGCCCACGTGATATTAGCTTTCATCGACCCAGCCGCAGGTCAATGCTTTAACATCGATTACGATGATATCATTGAGAATGAACGTCGAACTGAATGGGATGCTCcagctgttttaagtggttacAGACAATGGACTTATCAACTTTGCTCG CAAATTGGATGGTTCCATACATCGACATCTCCCGATCAACCTTTCGGAGACAATTTCGGAGTAGATCTTTATCATGCCGGCTGTCAGGCCGTTTTCGGTGAAAG atTCACTGAAGAGCGACTTGAAAACAACTCTGATCGATTCAACACACTGTTCGGCGGACTGAATCCTGATGTGACTAACGCAGTTTTCGTGTACGGTCAACATGATCCATGGTCCGTTATTGGCCGACGAACAGATTTGAATGGTGATGCCGTTGCGATTGTTATCGAAG gCGCCACTATGGGTAAAGATTTGGGTCCAGCCACATATGTCGATTCAGATGCCGTAGCAGAAGCAAAAGAACAGATTGAAGAAATCATCCGTGGATGGTTGTCTGAAGCTGCTAATgtgtaa